A window of Melopsittacus undulatus isolate bMelUnd1 chromosome 2, bMelUnd1.mat.Z, whole genome shotgun sequence contains these coding sequences:
- the GJA3 gene encoding gap junction alpha-3 protein — translation MGDWSFLGRLLENAQEHSTVIGKVWLTVLFIFRILVLGAAAEEVWGDEQSDFTCNTQQPGCENVCYDKAFPISHIRFWVLQIIFVSTPTLIYLGHVLHIVRMEEKRKEKEELKKKGSIKDSNYPGTAVSGSGGGGGSNSFKDPLGKRGKEKLPIRDERGRIRMGGALLRTYVFNIIFKTLFEVGFIVGQYFLYGFELKPVYQCSRSPCPHTVDCFISRPTEKTIFIIFMLVVASVSLLLNMLEIYHLGWKKLKQGMTSQYSLEMPVATMTPVMVTGESKPVSLPPPAPPVVVTTVVPTPVLPDTRAVTPLLAPVTMAPCYAAAAPRPRPPSNTASVASYPVAPPVSEERHRAVTPTPISTPITIPTPIPTPTPAVINYFNSNSHALVAEQNWINMAAEQQGKAPSSSTGTSTPSSVRHPLPEQEEPLEQLLPLPVGPPITAANSGSSTSLSGASGSKWDVEGEEELSEERPVSPACTTVEMHEPPLLVDTRRLSRASKSSSCRARSDDLAV, via the coding sequence ATGGGTGACTGGAGCTTTCTGGGGAGACTGTTAGAGAATGCACAGGAGCACTCCACAGTTATTGGCAAGGTTTGGCTGACGGTACTGTTTATCTTCAGGATActggtgctgggggctgctgctgaagaggtCTGGGGAGACGAGCAGTCAGACTTTACATGCAACACTCAGCAACCTGGTTGTGAAAACGTTTGCTATGACAAAGCTTTCCCCATTTCTCACATCCGCTTCTGGGTGCTGCAGATCATTTTTGTGTCCACTCCAACCCTCATCTACCTGGGCCATGTGCTGCACATTGTACGAatggaggagaagaggaaagagaaagaagaactgaaaaagaagGGGAGCATCAAAGACAGCAACTACCCAGGAACAGCAGTGTCTGGCAGTGGTGGTGGAGGAGGCAGCAATAGCTTCAAGGATCCTCTTggtaaaaggggaaaagagaagctcCCGATCCGTGATGAACGTGGTCGAATCCGTATGGGGGGTGCCCTGCTCCGTACATATGTCTTCAACATAATTTTCAAGACATTGTTTGAGGTGGGATTCATTGTGGGTCAGTACTTCCTATATGGCTTTGAGCTAAAACCAGTTTATCAATGCAGCCGCTCACCTTGCCCACACACTGTGGACTGCTTCATCTCAAGACCCACTGAGAAGAccatcttcatcatcttcatgtTAGTGGTGGCCTCTGTCTCCCTACTGCTGAACATGCTTGAGATATATCACTTGGGGTGGAAGAAGCTTAAGCAGGGCATGACAAGCCAGTACAGCCTTGAGATGCCTGTTGCAACAATGACACCAGTCATGGTAACAGGGGAGTCCAAACCTGTTtccctgccaccaccagcaccacccgTGGTGGTAACAACTGTTGTGCCCACCCCTGTTCTGCCTGACACCCGTGCTGTCACACCATTGCTGGCCCCAGTGACCATGGCACCGTGTTATGCTGCGGCTGCTCCAAGACCACGACCCCCCTCCAACACAGCCTCTGTGGCCAGCTACCCTGTTGCTCCACCAGTTTCTGAGGAGAGGCATCGTGCTGTGACCCCCACACCCATCTCCACTCCCATTACCATCCCAACCCCCATCCCCACACCAACACCAGCTGTCATCAACTACTTCAACAGCAACAGCCATGCCCTGGTGGCTGAGCAGAATTGGATCAACAtggcagctgagcagcaggggAAGGCACCCTCCAGCTCCACAGGAACCTCTACCCCCAGCAGTGTCCGGCACCCTCTTCCAGAGCAGGAAGAGCCACTGGAGCAGCTACTCCCACTCCCAGTGGGGCCGCCCATTACTGCAGCCAAcagtggcagcagcaccagcctgaGCGGCGCAAGTGGCAGCAAGTGGGATGTGGAGGGTGAGGAGGAGCTGTCAGAAGAACGGCCTGTCTCTCCTGCCTGCACCACTGTGGAGATGCATGAGCCACCGCTGCTCGTAGACACGCGGCGCTTGAGCAGGGCCAGTAAGTCgagcagctgcagagccaggtCAGATGACCTGGCTGTGTAG